In one window of Fictibacillus phosphorivorans DNA:
- a CDS encoding extracellular solute-binding protein — protein MKFKRFLWLGLALCLIFPQTYASAEGNSKDNKPAEQVVEENYHTVLNSWEKKGTGDASEFEASVSPSDFKIKDKKNLLSESESKGYNDRVFYWHNRDSVSYEVNVEEAGLYELAFDYYPLSNEVVPIEGAIQVNGNYPFYESRRIVFPADWKNEKNTFEKDRFDNDMIPKQKRIERWNTLTAEDASQLQSEPLRYELKKGSNTIQLTNLSGEMLLGKAYVKSPSKLPSYKDYAKKHENAKLAKTMITREAEKDYEKNSSYIRPFAADDSSAIPSSPKNLLLNTLGSESWKDSGQTVNWNVNVKKDGFYKLTFKVLQNKETGGPVFRKLLIDGKVPFQETSPVTFPFNKNWDNVTLEDEGGKAYLFYLSKGKHQIGLEADAAPVEPILHTTNKVMREMEELTLEIRKLTGNQTDTSRGWKISEYIPGIDKKLAGWADELEQELKYLRKLDNSKEDSKDMVSLEMAVQKLRALSKKPDQIPSRLTELSEGSSSAAQLLGNMLVTLPEQPLTIDRFYVHGDEKDVPDAEAGFWEKLIDSIQRFFLSFFSENYSASEAEEDTLEVWVNRPRQYVELLQNLSDQNFTPETGIKVKFSIMPEEQKLILASASNKQPDIALGISSWLPYELSIRGAAVDLHQFEDFEKFSKQFSPGAFLPLMIGDSVYAMPETQDFFVQFYRKDILQALGLPVPDTWDDVKSILPELQRFGMNYYTHIAGATGFKPFQATAPFVYQFDGDLYGKDGMKTAIGTEESLKGIQFMAELNTIYSMPLQVPNFYNHFRYSTLPIGTANFTTYTQLTAAAPEIAGWWDIAPHPGVKKEDGTVERWATGSGQSAMIFKGTKSKEDSWELLKWWLSEDTQTEFATNLQMLYGPEYMWNTSNLEAFKNLPWPEQHKKTILKQWEYLYEVPKNPGSYMIERELSNIWNRIVFDGVNPRSAVDDSVVAIDREIKRKMEEFGYVKDGKMVKPYPIPTIEQVKSWAGDENEKETK, from the coding sequence ATGAAGTTTAAAAGATTTCTTTGGTTAGGTTTAGCGCTGTGTCTCATTTTTCCACAAACCTATGCATCAGCTGAAGGCAACAGTAAGGATAATAAGCCTGCCGAACAAGTCGTGGAGGAAAACTATCATACCGTCCTTAACAGTTGGGAGAAGAAAGGGACAGGGGACGCTTCAGAGTTTGAAGCGTCTGTCTCTCCTTCTGATTTTAAGATCAAAGACAAAAAGAACCTTTTGTCAGAATCAGAGAGTAAGGGCTATAACGATCGTGTTTTCTATTGGCATAACCGAGATTCCGTTTCTTATGAAGTAAATGTAGAGGAAGCGGGACTGTATGAGCTAGCATTCGATTATTATCCACTGAGCAACGAGGTTGTTCCAATAGAGGGCGCCATTCAAGTAAACGGTAACTATCCTTTTTATGAGAGCCGAAGAATCGTGTTTCCGGCCGACTGGAAAAACGAAAAAAATACCTTTGAGAAGGATCGGTTCGATAACGACATGATTCCGAAGCAAAAGCGGATCGAGCGTTGGAACACGTTAACAGCAGAAGATGCGAGTCAGCTTCAATCTGAACCGCTTCGTTACGAACTGAAAAAAGGAAGTAATACGATCCAGCTCACGAACCTATCAGGTGAGATGCTGCTAGGAAAAGCATACGTTAAATCACCTAGCAAACTACCAAGCTATAAAGATTATGCCAAGAAACATGAAAACGCAAAATTGGCTAAAACAATGATCACACGTGAAGCTGAGAAGGACTATGAAAAGAACAGCTCATACATACGTCCTTTTGCAGCAGATGATTCATCAGCGATACCGAGCTCTCCAAAGAATCTACTATTAAACACGCTAGGTTCTGAATCATGGAAAGACTCCGGACAGACGGTGAATTGGAACGTTAATGTGAAGAAAGATGGCTTTTATAAGCTGACATTTAAAGTATTGCAGAACAAAGAGACGGGTGGTCCGGTTTTCCGAAAACTGTTGATCGACGGAAAAGTTCCGTTTCAAGAGACTTCACCTGTTACGTTTCCATTCAATAAAAACTGGGATAACGTCACACTAGAAGATGAAGGTGGAAAAGCATATCTGTTTTATCTATCAAAAGGAAAGCATCAGATCGGTCTAGAAGCGGATGCGGCTCCAGTTGAGCCAATTCTTCATACGACGAACAAAGTGATGCGCGAGATGGAAGAGCTGACGCTCGAGATCCGAAAGCTTACAGGGAATCAAACAGATACATCTCGTGGCTGGAAGATCAGTGAGTACATTCCAGGCATCGATAAAAAACTCGCTGGCTGGGCGGATGAGCTTGAGCAAGAACTGAAGTACCTCAGAAAACTCGATAACTCAAAAGAAGATTCAAAAGATATGGTTTCCCTTGAGATGGCGGTTCAAAAGCTAAGAGCACTCAGCAAAAAGCCAGACCAGATTCCAAGCCGACTAACTGAGCTGTCAGAAGGATCGTCTTCAGCTGCGCAATTGCTCGGAAACATGCTCGTAACGTTGCCCGAACAGCCGTTAACGATTGACCGGTTCTACGTACATGGTGATGAAAAAGATGTCCCAGATGCAGAAGCTGGTTTTTGGGAAAAGCTGATCGACTCGATTCAACGCTTCTTCTTATCGTTCTTCTCAGAGAACTACTCAGCAAGTGAAGCGGAAGAAGATACGTTAGAGGTTTGGGTGAACCGACCTCGTCAATATGTTGAGCTTCTACAAAATCTATCTGATCAAAACTTTACGCCAGAAACAGGAATCAAAGTAAAATTCTCGATCATGCCAGAAGAGCAAAAGCTGATTCTCGCGAGTGCGTCGAACAAACAGCCAGACATTGCACTTGGTATCTCTTCGTGGCTACCGTACGAGTTATCCATTCGTGGTGCCGCCGTTGATCTGCATCAGTTCGAGGACTTTGAAAAGTTCAGCAAGCAGTTCTCACCTGGAGCTTTTCTACCGCTTATGATCGGTGATTCGGTCTATGCGATGCCAGAGACGCAAGATTTCTTTGTGCAGTTCTACCGAAAAGATATTCTGCAAGCGCTCGGTCTTCCAGTTCCAGATACGTGGGATGACGTGAAGAGCATCTTACCAGAGCTTCAGCGTTTTGGGATGAACTATTATACACACATCGCTGGTGCAACAGGGTTTAAGCCGTTCCAAGCAACAGCTCCGTTCGTGTATCAGTTTGATGGAGATCTGTACGGAAAAGATGGCATGAAGACGGCGATCGGAACAGAAGAATCATTAAAAGGTATTCAGTTCATGGCAGAACTGAACACGATCTACAGCATGCCGTTACAAGTGCCAAACTTTTATAACCATTTCCGATATTCAACACTTCCGATCGGAACAGCAAACTTTACAACGTACACGCAACTAACAGCAGCAGCTCCAGAGATTGCAGGATGGTGGGATATTGCACCACATCCTGGTGTGAAGAAAGAAGATGGAACGGTGGAGCGCTGGGCAACAGGTTCAGGTCAGTCCGCGATGATCTTCAAAGGAACGAAGAGCAAGGAAGATTCGTGGGAACTTTTAAAATGGTGGCTGTCAGAAGATACGCAGACAGAGTTCGCGACCAATCTTCAGATGCTGTACGGACCAGAGTACATGTGGAACACGTCCAACCTAGAAGCGTTTAAGAACCTTCCGTGGCCAGAACAGCATAAGAAAACGATTCTGAAGCAATGGGAGTATCTATACGAAGTACCGAAGAATCCAGGTTCGTACATGATCGAGCGTGAGCTTTCGAACATCTGGAACCGCATCGTGTTCGACGGTGTGAACCCGAGATCGGCAGTTGACGATTCAGTCGTTGCGATCGACCGGGAGATCAAGCGAAAGATGGAAGAGTTCGGATATGTAAAGGACGGCAAGATGGTCAAGCCGTATCCGATTCCTACGATAGAACAAGTGAAAAGTTGGGCAGGCGATGAGAATGAAAAAGAAACCAAATAA
- a CDS encoding DUF5696 domain-containing protein, protein MYKKISIALLTLLVPISVFAAQDDKKSTEQPPVPTEKSQNVMKYTSSSFTKPEKEDAAPIKQKNSFQGFEKAAENDNLALYVNEETLAIKIENKKTKYVWNSGLDNPDQYRLNKTWEQMAQSAITVDYMDRRGKVKTESITTNDSRPRVKMNDKGFTASLYMNQSKLEFELNVELQENDLVVSIPENEIKENKYTKLISMRVYPFLGAVNKSDINGYMFIPDGSGALIRYEKNGTKADAPFTGSIYGDDEAFLKTKVKKEEDEKVTPVEEIKMPVFGTVHGVKQNAFLAVIEEGYTHGDILAYPSGVSTDFNWVSSEFHFRKEYYQPTSKNMKGLNVYQKTKNPFGVKLRYMFLQEDDADYVGMAKAYQNHLSETKQLEKKDDQTGVRLEFLGGEVKEGLLWDSVLPMTKVTDIPNMTSELKKDIDDLFVVYKGWSEGGLTGTLPQKFPFESELGSSDDVKNTIDSLKKDNIPLYFYSDYTKAYDGASGYSGSKDIAKKISAETISHSEDKKTLYYLSPEKSLAIAKEDAKEFKEQGISNVAIDTSGYTLFSDFSGKKSSERNQTIKTYQKLFGTLNKEVGNVALYEPNTYLWKQTDRYLDIPMNASNYVFETDTVPFLQIVLKGYMPYYAPFSNFQSDSEDQMLRMIEYGAYPSYLLTKEASHLLAKTASSDVYTSEYSIWKDKILYQYENIKNSLGEVEGEEIVSRTVPQTGIVEVEYSNGKVIVVNYTNATYKSNGTEVKPKDFAVTEGGESDETTRQ, encoded by the coding sequence GTGTATAAAAAGATAAGTATCGCGCTTCTTACCTTGCTCGTCCCGATCTCTGTATTCGCCGCGCAAGATGATAAGAAAAGTACGGAGCAGCCTCCCGTACCAACAGAAAAGAGTCAAAACGTGATGAAGTATACATCTTCATCGTTTACGAAGCCTGAGAAAGAAGATGCGGCTCCGATCAAACAGAAAAACTCGTTTCAAGGCTTTGAAAAAGCAGCCGAAAACGACAATCTTGCTCTTTATGTGAACGAAGAAACCCTCGCGATCAAGATTGAGAACAAAAAAACGAAATATGTTTGGAACTCTGGGCTCGATAACCCCGATCAGTACCGACTGAACAAAACGTGGGAACAGATGGCTCAATCAGCGATTACCGTTGATTATATGGACCGTCGCGGAAAGGTGAAAACCGAGAGCATCACGACGAACGATTCTAGACCTCGTGTGAAGATGAACGATAAAGGGTTCACGGCCTCTCTTTACATGAACCAGTCGAAGTTAGAATTTGAACTGAACGTGGAGCTTCAAGAAAACGATCTTGTTGTTTCAATTCCTGAGAATGAGATCAAAGAAAACAAATACACGAAGCTCATTTCTATGCGTGTTTATCCGTTTTTAGGTGCGGTTAACAAGAGTGACATCAACGGGTACATGTTCATTCCGGACGGCTCAGGTGCATTGATTCGTTATGAAAAGAACGGAACAAAAGCCGATGCGCCGTTTACGGGATCCATTTATGGTGATGATGAAGCCTTTTTGAAAACGAAAGTGAAGAAGGAAGAAGATGAAAAAGTAACACCGGTTGAAGAGATCAAGATGCCAGTATTCGGAACCGTTCATGGTGTGAAACAGAATGCGTTTCTTGCCGTGATTGAAGAAGGCTATACGCATGGAGACATTTTAGCGTATCCGTCAGGTGTTTCGACCGACTTTAATTGGGTCTCTTCTGAATTTCATTTTAGAAAAGAATATTATCAGCCGACGAGTAAGAACATGAAGGGTCTGAACGTGTATCAAAAAACGAAGAACCCGTTCGGCGTTAAGCTGAGATACATGTTTCTGCAAGAAGATGACGCTGATTATGTAGGTATGGCGAAAGCGTATCAAAACCATCTTTCTGAAACAAAACAGCTAGAAAAGAAAGACGACCAAACTGGCGTCAGACTTGAATTTCTAGGTGGCGAAGTGAAGGAAGGTCTATTGTGGGACTCTGTTCTGCCGATGACGAAGGTGACAGACATTCCGAACATGACATCTGAACTTAAAAAAGACATCGATGATCTGTTTGTCGTCTATAAAGGTTGGTCGGAAGGCGGTCTAACGGGCACGCTGCCTCAGAAGTTTCCGTTTGAAAGTGAGCTCGGAAGCAGTGACGACGTGAAGAACACGATCGACAGTCTTAAAAAAGATAACATTCCGCTCTATTTTTATAGCGATTACACAAAAGCGTATGACGGAGCATCCGGCTATTCTGGTAGCAAAGACATAGCGAAGAAGATCAGTGCCGAGACGATCTCACACAGTGAAGATAAGAAGACATTGTATTATTTATCTCCAGAAAAATCTCTTGCGATCGCAAAAGAAGATGCAAAGGAATTTAAGGAACAAGGCATTTCAAACGTAGCGATCGATACGAGCGGATACACGTTGTTCTCTGACTTTAGCGGTAAAAAATCAAGCGAGCGAAACCAGACAATCAAAACGTATCAAAAACTGTTCGGCACACTAAATAAAGAAGTGGGTAACGTTGCTCTTTATGAGCCGAACACGTATCTGTGGAAGCAAACTGATCGGTATCTCGACATTCCGATGAACGCGTCAAACTATGTGTTTGAAACAGACACGGTGCCGTTTCTTCAGATCGTGTTAAAAGGGTACATGCCTTATTACGCACCGTTCTCGAACTTTCAGTCAGATTCAGAAGATCAGATGCTGCGCATGATCGAGTACGGAGCATATCCATCGTATCTTTTAACAAAAGAAGCATCACACCTGCTTGCTAAAACAGCATCGAGTGACGTTTATACATCGGAATACTCGATCTGGAAAGACAAGATTTTGTATCAATACGAAAATATTAAGAATAGTCTTGGTGAAGTAGAAGGCGAAGAGATCGTCAGCCGTACTGTGCCTCAAACGGGAATTGTAGAAGTAGAGTATTCGAACGGAAAAGTGATCGTCGTCAACTATACGAACGCGACTTATAAGAGTAATGGTACTGAAGTGAAACCTAAGGATTTTGCGGTAACAGAAGGAGGAGAAAGCGATGAAACGACTAGGCAATAA
- a CDS encoding ABC transporter substrate-binding protein: MKKVLSLFMIIALLFSVAACSSDDKASSDDKKENVTISYASWSLGTEKEQNLERLMIKAFEKKYPNIKVKIDESINPTDWNGTLAAAASAGKMPDVFALPQIPSSLSNDWLMDITKMTEKDKDFANIPEAVRESATYNDKVYAVPFAQHFLGYLVNKDLFNEANLDYPEFGFSIEEYTKSIKEVTNINKGVAGTNHAFSVTDWYPAAANPDMGWYTVKDGQYSLDSKEFIAGANLAKEITTNNYAYESLPDDLKANFKGENPEEVWMNGQVAVKWDGTWGVPALVEKGTFDFDFIGLPGGRTGVTNDFVGISKTSKHAEEAFLFSKWMSFGKEGFMKRMEIAEKEGKALNTLPVNADPEILDEYFAINEVPGIKTAYDNLDNAIVEPVKTVPGYVDARWEAPTGVKVGEEANAKVAVILDNVIKGNLKIEDYAKQLDQLADQKSKEASEALKDK, encoded by the coding sequence ATGAAGAAAGTATTATCACTATTCATGATCATCGCACTGCTATTTTCAGTAGCAGCTTGTAGCTCAGATGACAAAGCAAGCTCTGACGACAAGAAAGAAAACGTAACGATCTCGTATGCAAGCTGGTCACTTGGTACAGAAAAAGAACAAAACCTTGAGCGCCTAATGATCAAAGCGTTCGAGAAAAAGTATCCGAACATCAAGGTTAAGATCGACGAGTCGATCAACCCAACAGACTGGAACGGAACGCTAGCAGCTGCAGCAAGTGCAGGCAAGATGCCAGACGTTTTTGCTCTACCACAAATTCCATCATCACTATCTAACGACTGGTTGATGGATATCACGAAAATGACAGAGAAAGATAAAGATTTTGCTAACATTCCAGAAGCTGTTCGTGAATCAGCGACTTACAACGATAAAGTGTATGCGGTTCCATTTGCACAGCATTTCTTAGGCTACCTAGTAAACAAAGATCTGTTTAACGAAGCGAACCTTGATTACCCTGAGTTTGGTTTTTCGATTGAAGAGTACACAAAATCTATTAAAGAAGTAACGAACATCAACAAAGGTGTAGCTGGAACGAACCACGCGTTCTCCGTAACAGACTGGTATCCGGCAGCAGCTAACCCAGACATGGGCTGGTATACGGTTAAAGACGGACAATATTCTCTTGATTCAAAAGAGTTCATCGCAGGGGCGAACCTTGCAAAAGAGATCACAACAAACAACTACGCGTACGAGTCACTTCCAGATGACTTGAAAGCTAACTTTAAAGGCGAGAACCCAGAAGAAGTATGGATGAACGGACAAGTTGCTGTGAAATGGGACGGCACTTGGGGAGTTCCTGCTCTTGTAGAAAAAGGAACGTTCGACTTTGACTTCATCGGTCTTCCTGGTGGAAGAACGGGTGTAACGAACGACTTTGTTGGAATCTCTAAAACAAGTAAGCATGCTGAAGAAGCATTCCTTTTCTCTAAGTGGATGTCATTCGGTAAAGAAGGTTTCATGAAGCGTATGGAAATCGCTGAAAAAGAAGGAAAAGCACTGAACACACTACCAGTTAACGCAGATCCTGAAATTTTAGACGAGTACTTCGCGATCAATGAAGTACCTGGAATCAAAACAGCTTATGACAACTTAGACAACGCGATCGTTGAGCCGGTTAAAACGGTACCTGGCTATGTTGATGCACGTTGGGAAGCACCAACAGGCGTGAAGGTTGGAGAAGAAGCGAACGCGAAAGTGGCTGTGATTTTAGATAACGTGATCAAAGGAAATCTGAAGATCGAAGACTACGCAAAACAGCTTGATCAATTAGCAGACCAAAAAAGCAAAGAAGCAAGTGAGGCTTTAAAAGATAAATAG
- a CDS encoding YIP1 family protein, with protein MKRIAQFVAFLVFLLVPIYSIASASVPYQTETLSADGQTIETQTAYTPVGTLLPDVEITNPEDIFSDTKGNLYIADSGAKKILVADKNGKFVREIGKGVLKSPTGVYVDENEKIFVADYEEEKVFRFSQDGKVEEQYGKPDSPLFGKSSSFKPQKVAVDRRGSIYVISEGSTNGIIQLSKDGGFLGYYGVNSTEGSFGTFLQKLLTSESKKANMFMKTPPAPDNIALDDQGLVYSVTEGTTNEVIKKLNVAGKNMLFPDISDEKSLQDIAVDYDGNMFVVSSTGEIYEYDSFGNLLFIFGGKDDGTNRLGLFKQPTGITIDPDGRLYVTDKERGMIQVFESTAFSKQVHEGIALFKEGRYVESQKYWEEVLEMNSSFGLAHSAMGSAYYKQQDYDKALEEYEFANDVYGYSDSFWEVRHAWMQENLETVLFAIIFFTILYYIVKVIDKKKGILDQPRRSFGAIKKQRLIGELLFLFKFFRHPIDSFYYLKRKQYASILSATILYVILIVEYIYSRFYTGFIFRTVSNDANLVGELLLLLVPLALFIVVNYLVSTINDGEGRFKDIYIGTIYSLAPFLVFSPILTLLSNVLTYNESFVYVFSIRIIYAWCLIILFIMLKEIHNYTFSDTIRNIFVTLFGMVIMLLVVFIVFVLIDQVYDFVYSIIKEAVLRV; from the coding sequence ATGAAGCGCATTGCCCAATTTGTAGCATTCTTGGTATTCCTGCTTGTTCCGATCTACTCTATCGCTTCTGCTTCTGTCCCTTATCAGACAGAAACGTTATCAGCAGACGGTCAGACTATCGAAACACAGACTGCCTACACGCCGGTCGGCACATTGCTGCCGGACGTTGAGATCACAAACCCGGAAGATATTTTCTCTGATACAAAAGGAAACTTATATATCGCCGATTCTGGTGCCAAAAAGATTCTCGTCGCCGATAAGAACGGAAAATTTGTCCGCGAGATCGGGAAAGGTGTTCTTAAATCACCAACCGGCGTCTATGTGGACGAAAACGAAAAGATCTTTGTAGCGGATTATGAAGAAGAAAAGGTATTCCGCTTTTCACAAGACGGCAAGGTCGAGGAGCAATACGGAAAGCCGGATTCACCGCTTTTTGGTAAAAGCTCTTCTTTTAAACCGCAAAAAGTAGCGGTCGATCGTCGTGGCAGCATCTACGTGATCAGTGAAGGGTCCACGAACGGAATCATTCAGCTTAGTAAAGATGGCGGATTCCTTGGCTATTACGGCGTAAACAGCACAGAAGGATCGTTTGGGACGTTTTTGCAGAAGCTTCTCACTTCAGAGAGCAAAAAAGCAAATATGTTCATGAAGACACCTCCTGCGCCAGATAACATCGCGCTTGATGATCAAGGTCTCGTCTATTCGGTAACAGAAGGAACGACGAACGAAGTGATCAAAAAGCTGAACGTTGCCGGCAAGAATATGCTGTTTCCGGATATCTCTGATGAGAAGTCACTGCAAGATATCGCGGTCGATTACGACGGAAACATGTTTGTCGTTTCGAGCACTGGTGAGATCTATGAATATGACAGCTTCGGAAATCTGCTATTCATCTTTGGTGGAAAAGACGATGGAACAAACCGGCTCGGATTGTTCAAACAGCCGACAGGCATCACGATCGATCCTGATGGCAGACTTTACGTAACAGACAAAGAACGAGGCATGATCCAAGTCTTTGAATCTACTGCTTTTTCGAAACAAGTGCATGAAGGCATCGCGCTTTTTAAAGAAGGCCGTTATGTAGAGAGTCAGAAATACTGGGAAGAAGTGCTGGAGATGAACTCTTCGTTCGGTCTCGCGCATTCTGCCATGGGCTCTGCTTACTACAAACAACAAGACTATGATAAGGCGCTAGAAGAGTACGAGTTTGCAAACGACGTGTACGGTTATTCAGACTCGTTCTGGGAAGTCCGACATGCGTGGATGCAAGAGAACCTGGAAACGGTGTTGTTCGCAATAATCTTCTTCACCATTTTGTATTATATCGTTAAAGTGATCGACAAAAAGAAAGGCATTCTGGATCAGCCGCGCAGAAGTTTCGGCGCGATTAAAAAACAGAGATTGATAGGAGAACTTCTCTTTCTGTTCAAGTTCTTCCGTCATCCGATCGACAGTTTTTATTATTTGAAAAGAAAACAATACGCATCGATCCTATCAGCGACGATTCTGTATGTGATCTTAATCGTCGAGTATATTTACAGCCGCTTCTATACCGGATTTATCTTTAGAACGGTGAGCAACGATGCGAACTTAGTCGGCGAGCTTCTCTTATTGCTCGTACCGCTCGCACTGTTCATTGTGGTGAACTATCTCGTTAGTACGATCAACGATGGTGAAGGAAGATTCAAGGACATCTATATCGGAACGATCTATTCACTCGCTCCGTTCCTCGTGTTCAGTCCGATCCTTACTCTTTTGTCGAACGTGCTGACTTATAATGAATCATTTGTTTATGTGTTCTCGATCCGCATCATCTACGCATGGTGTCTGATCATCCTTTTCATCATGCTTAAAGAGATTCATAACTATACGTTCTCAGACACGATCCGAAACATCTTCGTCACGCTGTTCGGCATGGTGATCATGCTTCTTGTCGTGTTCATCGTGTTCGTGTTGATCGATCAAGTATACGATTTTGTTTATTCCATCATAAAGGAGGCTGTTCTTCGTGTATAA
- a CDS encoding carbohydrate ABC transporter permease, producing the protein MKKKPNKRDYSPWMFLAPYIIFFTTFIIIPVAAAILLSFTYFNAIETPTFIGLSNYVGLITQDEVFMQKILPNTLTFALIVGPGGYILSFILAWALAQVPKRMRTVLALIIYSPSMTAGVAMAVVWTIIFSGDETGYLNSLLLTMGVLLEPIQWLQSPEYLMKIMIFVTLWGSMGVGFLAMLSGVLNINTEIYEAGYIDGINNRFQEIIYITIPSMKPQMLFGAVMAVVGTFQAGAIGVALSGANPTPQYAGQLMVNHLEDYGFIRYEMGYAAAISVVLLIVVYLFSKVAWRLFGEKD; encoded by the coding sequence ATGAAAAAGAAACCAAATAAACGAGATTATTCACCGTGGATGTTCCTTGCTCCGTATATCATCTTTTTTACAACGTTTATCATCATACCTGTTGCAGCGGCAATCCTATTGTCATTCACGTATTTTAATGCGATCGAAACACCGACGTTCATCGGTTTGAGTAACTATGTCGGTCTGATCACACAGGATGAAGTGTTCATGCAGAAGATCCTGCCGAACACGTTAACGTTCGCACTAATCGTGGGCCCTGGCGGGTATATCTTATCGTTCATACTCGCTTGGGCGCTCGCTCAAGTACCAAAACGCATGCGAACTGTGCTTGCGCTAATCATCTACTCACCGTCTATGACAGCGGGTGTTGCGATGGCGGTTGTTTGGACGATCATCTTCTCGGGAGATGAAACAGGTTATCTCAATAGCTTGCTTCTAACGATGGGTGTGCTGTTAGAGCCGATCCAATGGCTGCAGTCCCCTGAGTATCTGATGAAGATCATGATCTTTGTAACGCTTTGGGGCTCTATGGGTGTCGGATTCCTCGCTATGTTATCAGGTGTTCTAAACATTAACACCGAGATCTATGAAGCAGGATACATCGACGGCATCAACAACCGTTTTCAAGAGATCATCTATATCACGATTCCGTCCATGAAGCCGCAGATGCTGTTCGGCGCGGTCATGGCAGTCGTTGGAACGTTTCAAGCTGGTGCGATCGGGGTGGCGCTATCCGGTGCCAACCCGACACCGCAATATGCGGGTCAGCTTATGGTCAACCACTTAGAAGATTATGGTTTTATCCGTTACGAGATGGGTTACGCAGCCGCTATCTCGGTCGTGCTGCTCATCGTTGTATATCTGTTCTCGAAAGTAGCCTGGAGGCTGTTTGGAGAGAAAGACTAG
- a CDS encoding carbohydrate ABC transporter permease — MSAFQGTRMNPSKFHRSQLKFLAFLIPLAIFMALPIVYIFFHAFKPIDELFAYPPRFFVENPTLQNFVDLFTKTNDTGVPMSRFLFNSVVITLIVVVLTVIISTMAGYALSKKNFRMKKAIFEINTLALMFVPAAVMIPRYLLIDELGLINTFLVHILPLLAMPIGLFLVKQFIDQIPDELLEAARLDGASDFQIFVRIIIPLVKPAIATIAILSFQLVWNSVESSSLYVNDEGLKTFSFYMSTLTSTVEGNNVAGQGLAAAASLIMFVPNLIIFIILQSQVMNTMAHSGIK, encoded by the coding sequence ATGTCAGCCTTTCAAGGGACAAGAATGAACCCGTCAAAGTTTCATAGAAGTCAGTTGAAGTTTCTTGCGTTCTTAATTCCACTGGCTATCTTTATGGCTTTGCCGATCGTCTATATATTCTTTCATGCGTTCAAACCGATCGACGAACTGTTCGCGTATCCACCACGCTTTTTTGTAGAAAACCCAACATTGCAGAACTTTGTAGACCTATTTACAAAGACGAACGATACCGGTGTTCCGATGTCGCGCTTTTTGTTCAACTCTGTTGTGATTACGCTGATCGTTGTTGTTCTCACCGTGATCATCAGCACGATGGCAGGCTACGCGCTATCTAAGAAAAATTTTAGAATGAAAAAAGCCATCTTTGAGATCAACACGTTAGCACTCATGTTCGTACCAGCAGCGGTTATGATTCCGCGTTACCTGTTGATCGACGAACTCGGCTTGATCAATACATTTTTGGTTCACATCCTACCGTTACTCGCGATGCCGATCGGTCTGTTTCTCGTCAAACAGTTCATCGATCAGATACCGGATGAACTGCTCGAAGCAGCGAGGCTTGACGGGGCATCTGATTTTCAGATCTTCGTACGGATCATTATACCTCTCGTCAAACCTGCGATCGCAACCATTGCGATCCTATCGTTCCAGCTCGTTTGGAACAGTGTGGAGAGTTCGTCACTCTATGTGAACGACGAAGGACTGAAGACGTTCTCGTTCTACATGTCGACGTTAACTTCAACGGTTGAAGGAAACAACGTGGCAGGACAAGGACTCGCCGCAGCGGCTTCCTTGATCATGTTCGTACCAAATCTAATCATCTTTATAATTCTGCAGAGCCAGGTGATGAACACGATGGCCCACTCAGGAATCAAGTAA